A genomic stretch from Paenibacillus amylolyticus includes:
- a CDS encoding DUF3310 domain-containing protein, protein MTNTNDQPKDVQQPDPVNNPQHYTFGGIETIDYIRAKLGPEGFQAFCLGNVLKYCSRYNHKGGMEDLRKARWYLDKIIQTEVVN, encoded by the coding sequence ATGACCAACACAAATGACCAGCCGAAAGACGTACAGCAGCCAGATCCCGTTAACAACCCGCAGCATTACACCTTCGGTGGGATCGAGACGATAGACTATATTCGGGCCAAACTTGGTCCAGAAGGGTTCCAGGCGTTCTGCTTGGGCAACGTGTTGAAATACTGCAGCAGGTATAACCATAAAGGCGGCATGGAGGACTTACGTAAAGCACGGTGGTACCTGGACAAAATCATTCAGACAGAGGTGGTGAACTAG
- a CDS encoding sigma factor-like helix-turn-helix DNA-binding protein has product MLSDMRYALTWLKRGRRPGSRRGVEITDVYRQREIYIKLSGQEITDAERLKLVDALLALSDRERTCFLLHMAQGLTLLEISSKLGLSKRTVQDYVDRAKDKISKEFL; this is encoded by the coding sequence ATGCTGTCCGACATGAGATATGCCCTGACGTGGTTAAAACGCGGGAGACGGCCAGGCAGCCGCCGTGGCGTCGAGATTACGGACGTTTATCGGCAACGGGAAATCTATATCAAGTTGTCCGGACAGGAGATCACCGATGCGGAGCGTCTGAAGCTTGTGGATGCGTTACTGGCCTTGAGTGATCGGGAAAGAACCTGTTTCTTGCTTCACATGGCGCAAGGCTTGACGCTTTTGGAAATTTCGTCTAAACTAGGTCTAAGTAAGAGAACGGTTCAGGACTATGTGGACCGGGCAAAAGACAAGATTTCGAAAGAATTTTTGTGA